A genome region from Fibrobacter sp. includes the following:
- a CDS encoding zinc ribbon domain-containing protein, translated as MEEGVAFCSICGTATEWAGTANKPEEYAKREQVFVGKVRKCPNCGTVLNTDAVRCPDCGMELGISQIGSAISDFKNKIREFDIKRKSDLRNRFLNGSSLSLAAYNMEFKKRTFSSEEEKNKFIDDYIANNKVFLTSGDTDGDGGLINYKPTASEQEFAQYLKTVAVPHNKGEILEFLSLAKSSLAGKSVNSYWYKHWSALLYRCVDEGKLFYGDEQGFCERLDSFVKDVVPPQKTMLENMQNLNARIYSPIWWKKVFSSGKSSGGESAGGSGGLKKIMKWSGIGCGGLFVLMIVISAIAAALGVK; from the coding sequence TTGGAAGAAGGTGTCGCATTCTGTTCCATATGTGGAACGGCAACCGAATGGGCTGGCACAGCAAATAAACCTGAAGAATACGCCAAGCGTGAACAGGTGTTTGTTGGAAAGGTGAGAAAATGTCCTAATTGCGGAACAGTTTTGAATACTGATGCAGTCAGATGTCCAGATTGTGGAATGGAATTAGGAATTTCACAAATTGGAAGTGCTATTTCGGATTTCAAAAATAAAATAAGAGAATTTGATATTAAGCGAAAAAGCGATTTGCGGAATCGGTTCCTTAATGGAAGTAGCTTGAGTCTTGCGGCATACAATATGGAATTTAAAAAGCGAACTTTTTCTTCTGAAGAAGAGAAGAATAAGTTTATTGATGATTATATAGCGAATAATAAAGTTTTTTTGACGTCTGGAGATACCGATGGTGATGGGGGACTTATAAATTATAAACCTACAGCATCGGAGCAGGAATTTGCTCAGTATTTGAAGACTGTTGCGGTTCCTCATAATAAGGGTGAAATTCTAGAATTCCTATCGTTGGCAAAATCATCTCTTGCGGGGAAGTCTGTCAATAGTTATTGGTATAAACACTGGTCTGCTTTGCTGTATAGATGTGTTGATGAGGGAAAATTGTTTTATGGCGATGAACAAGGTTTTTGTGAAAGATTAGATTCTTTTGTCAAAGATGTTGTGCCTCCACAAAAAACAATGCTAGAAAATATGCAAAACCTTAATGCGAGAATTTATAGTCCTATTTGGTGGAAGAAAGTGTTTTCTTCTGGGAAATCGAGTGGGGGTGAATCAGCAGGAGGTTCTGGCGGCCTAAAAAAGATTATGAAATGGAGTGGTATTGGGTGTGGCGGCCTTTTCGTTTTAATGATTGTGATTTCTGCCATAGCAGCTGCTTTAGGTGTTAAATAA
- a CDS encoding DUF4339 domain-containing protein, translated as MSDNSFFSMDRLVEFGLGMAVAQQMTNAMNQTLCQMQTPTASMPQNVVLNSVNNGVYYVVLDGKQAGPFSQSELSRLINEKKVTKDTFVWKPGMREWLTAENIPDVLKLVALMPPEIPQMLK; from the coding sequence ATGAGTGACAACAGTTTCTTTTCGATGGATCGTCTTGTAGAGTTTGGTCTTGGTATGGCCGTAGCTCAGCAGATGACGAATGCCATGAATCAGACGCTTTGCCAAATGCAGACTCCGACTGCGTCGATGCCTCAAAATGTGGTGTTGAATTCGGTAAATAACGGTGTCTACTATGTTGTCTTGGATGGAAAACAGGCGGGGCCGTTTTCTCAGAGTGAACTTTCGAGGCTCATAAATGAGAAAAAAGTTACAAAGGATACTTTTGTGTGGAAGCCGGGGATGCGAGAATGGCTGACGGCAGAGAATATTCCAGATGTTCTTAAGTTGGTTGCATTAATGCCTCCAGAAATTCCGCAAATGCTAAAGTAG